The following are encoded together in the Aciduricibacillus chroicocephali genome:
- the rocF gene encoding arginase — protein sequence MNVNRNISIIGVPMDLGQSRRGVDMGPSAVRYAGMKERLLEIGYEVKDLGDITVDHTLDESEGQLKNLNEIARVSDELAATSDGVIKEGNFPLIVGGDHSIAIGSLAGISRNYENLGVIWYDAHGDLNTPETSPSGNIHGMPLAASLGIGHKRLVNLYAEGAKIKPENLVIIGARSLDPGEKELIREKGIRVYTMHEVDRMGMPAVIDEAIGYLKERTDGLHLSLDLDGLDPSEAPGVGTPVMGGMTYRESHLAMEMIHESGMLTSAEFVEVNPILDDRNRTADLAVGLMGSLFGEKLK from the coding sequence ATGAATGTAAACAGAAATATCTCCATTATTGGGGTACCTATGGATCTCGGCCAGTCGCGTCGGGGCGTTGATATGGGGCCGAGTGCTGTGCGATATGCCGGAATGAAGGAACGTTTGCTCGAGATTGGGTATGAAGTGAAAGACCTCGGAGATATAACAGTGGATCACACACTGGATGAAAGTGAAGGGCAGCTTAAGAATCTTAATGAAATTGCAAGAGTATCAGATGAACTTGCCGCAACATCAGACGGCGTTATAAAAGAAGGAAATTTTCCCCTGATCGTCGGGGGAGACCATAGTATTGCGATTGGCAGCTTGGCTGGCATTTCCCGTAACTATGAGAACTTGGGAGTCATTTGGTATGATGCCCATGGTGATCTGAATACTCCCGAAACCTCTCCTTCAGGCAATATTCACGGCATGCCGCTTGCCGCAAGTCTTGGTATTGGTCACAAACGGCTCGTTAACCTGTATGCTGAAGGGGCGAAAATCAAGCCGGAAAACCTTGTCATAATCGGAGCAAGGTCGTTGGATCCCGGCGAGAAGGAGCTTATTAGAGAAAAAGGCATTCGAGTCTATACAATGCATGAAGTAGATCGAATGGGCATGCCAGCAGTGATTGATGAGGCAATTGGTTATTTGAAGGAGCGGACAGACGGCTTGCATCTGAGCCTTGATCTCGACGGTCTGGATCCTTCCGAAGCTCCTGGAGTCGGAACACCAGTGATGGGAGGCATGACTTACAGGGAAAGTCATCTTGCCATGGAAATGATCCACGAATCTGGTATGCTCACTTCAGCTGAATTTGTAGAAGTGAACCCGATACTTGATGATAGGAATCGGACAGCTGACCTAGCCGTAGGGTTAATGGGCTCTTTGTTTGGTGAAAAGTTAAAATGA
- the cysT gene encoding sulfate ABC transporter permease subunit CysT — MKKRKVKNVLPGFGLSMGLVLAYSSLLVVIPLLMVFINSSQMGWSGFISAVGNHRVLAALKLSFLTAFLAASINVIFGILLAWVLVRYSFPGKRIIDGLIDLPFALPTAVAGIVLTTLYSKNGWIGKFLPFKVSFTEFGIVIALIFIGIPFVVRMVQPVLEDLDPQLEEAAVSLGASRVRTITKVIMPELTPAILSGFGLAFARAVGEYGSVIFIAGNLPYKTEIAPLLIMTKLEQYDYAGATAIAAVMLVISFAILITINFLQMRAVGRVLAKGV, encoded by the coding sequence ATGAAAAAGAGAAAAGTGAAAAACGTACTCCCCGGCTTCGGACTGAGTATGGGTCTCGTCCTTGCATATTCAAGTCTGCTTGTTGTAATCCCTTTGCTCATGGTTTTCATCAACTCATCACAAATGGGGTGGAGCGGCTTCATTTCAGCTGTAGGCAACCATCGAGTGCTTGCAGCATTGAAGCTCAGCTTCCTGACAGCTTTTCTTGCAGCTTCCATTAATGTCATCTTCGGTATATTGCTTGCCTGGGTGCTTGTCCGGTATTCTTTTCCGGGCAAGCGCATTATTGACGGACTGATCGATTTGCCGTTTGCGCTTCCTACAGCGGTGGCTGGAATTGTTTTAACTACGCTATATTCGAAAAACGGCTGGATAGGGAAGTTCCTGCCTTTTAAAGTATCTTTTACAGAGTTCGGAATTGTCATCGCCTTGATTTTCATAGGCATTCCATTTGTTGTGAGAATGGTACAGCCAGTGCTTGAGGATTTGGATCCGCAGCTGGAAGAGGCGGCTGTAAGTCTTGGGGCGAGCCGGGTACGTACAATCACTAAAGTGATCATGCCGGAGTTGACACCAGCCATACTGTCCGGCTTTGGCCTGGCATTCGCGAGAGCGGTCGGTGAATACGGTTCAGTAATTTTTATAGCTGGAAATCTTCCATACAAGACAGAGATTGCTCCACTACTCATCATGACAAAGTTGGAGCAATACGATTATGCGGGAGCAACCGCTATTGCCGCAGTTATGCTAGTCATTTCATTCGCAATCTTAATTACAATCAACTTCCTCCAAATGCGTGCTGTAGGACGTGTGCTGGCGAAAGGGGTGTAG
- a CDS encoding sulfate ABC transporter substrate-binding protein, which yields MYKRFGKKFILIAILIVFSLITAACGNSENASNGKAKGKKTRELLNVSYDPTRELYKEFNTAFSKHWEEETGEKLTIKQSHGGSGAQGRSIIDGVNADVATLALAYDIDAIAESRKLLPDNWQEKLPENSTPYTSTIVFLVRKGNPKQIKDWDDLVRKDVSIVTPNPKTSGGARWNYLAAWIYAKDKYNGDEQKIKGFMKNLFSNVAALDSGARGATTSFVERGIGDVLIAWENEAILSLEELDKNKFDIVAPSISILTEPPVAVVEKNADKNGNREVAEAYLKYLYTEEGQEIAAKHYYRPRNKEIYEKYKDVFPEVKLVTINDEFGDWQKAQKTHFADGGTFDEIYQK from the coding sequence ATGTATAAACGTTTTGGTAAGAAGTTTATCCTAATCGCAATTTTAATCGTATTCTCACTTATCACAGCAGCTTGCGGCAACTCAGAGAACGCATCCAACGGTAAGGCAAAAGGTAAGAAGACGAGAGAACTACTGAATGTCAGCTATGATCCTACACGTGAACTGTACAAGGAATTCAATACAGCCTTCAGTAAACATTGGGAAGAAGAGACTGGCGAGAAGCTGACAATCAAGCAATCACATGGAGGTTCTGGAGCTCAAGGTCGCTCAATCATCGACGGGGTTAATGCAGATGTAGCTACACTCGCGCTCGCCTATGACATTGATGCAATTGCAGAATCACGCAAACTTTTACCTGATAACTGGCAGGAAAAACTACCGGAAAACTCGACACCATATACGTCTACAATTGTTTTCCTCGTACGAAAAGGTAATCCGAAGCAAATCAAAGACTGGGACGATTTGGTTCGTAAAGACGTCTCCATAGTTACGCCGAATCCGAAAACATCAGGTGGTGCACGGTGGAATTATCTTGCAGCCTGGATTTATGCAAAAGACAAATACAACGGTGATGAACAGAAGATAAAAGGGTTTATGAAAAATCTTTTCTCCAACGTGGCTGCTTTGGACTCAGGAGCGCGTGGAGCAACGACTTCATTCGTTGAACGGGGAATTGGGGATGTGCTGATTGCATGGGAAAACGAAGCGATTCTTTCACTTGAAGAGCTTGATAAGAACAAATTCGATATTGTCGCTCCTTCGATTAGCATTCTGACTGAACCGCCAGTAGCCGTTGTCGAAAAGAATGCAGACAAGAACGGAAACCGTGAAGTCGCAGAAGCTTATCTGAAATACCTCTACACTGAAGAAGGACAGGAAATTGCAGCCAAGCATTATTACCGTCCGCGCAACAAAGAAATTTATGAAAAGTACAAAGATGTTTTCCCCGAGGTGAAGCTTGTAACAATCAACGATGAATTCGGAGACTGGCAAAAGGCTCAGAAGACGCACTTCGCTGATGGTGGAACATTTGACGAAATCTATCAGAAGTGA